A genomic stretch from Thermomonospora umbrina includes:
- the mads7 gene encoding methylation-associated defense system protein MAD7, which yields MTLHRSDKEFRHPGVSYLDYKQLEMDRVLTGFLPRLWWDGRSSVVSRSADLDVHDFVETFREHPDSFQDFDPDITRRWLETHLLDVVNRGKATQAVAGLRPLHGFTYRFRNARRSRAYGADEQLYEMISQVSDRRRGAATLEHLKNFFFDGMDKHTEKPTPGVDIDVETQALINLSEAVKRDITDRPASGRERRSHPPLYPQASDLLVDDVLRLLFHRDLIPRSVLVDYLKILFAFHLALYHLRILKLLPALTRNEQMRANGGFFLDVVGIGGTPTARLAERSAEVWFGRIPDFVRATFTVKRLDDLARHLVRRGGLRTPGRGFFTVEDLLRLLGPAHKEERDRFAGGRLAVIESARSGDADMDTEIEQILHLGLDDFTAYIEVITAYRVAFHRKYLTGCLDSLLLKNRPGAMIAQPRRGVRRFVLDSRLLEVLLQLSLLRQDTGGEYYTAALRVDEFLTVLRERYGLYIDQLPAGDGFDRPTIEDQAAFRANTGAFTARLREIGFYSDLSDAYLTQTITPRYTIGAGKAGRAQGNA from the coding sequence ATGACCCTGCATCGCAGTGACAAGGAATTCCGTCACCCGGGTGTCAGCTACTTGGACTACAAGCAGCTGGAGATGGACCGCGTTCTGACCGGCTTCCTGCCCCGGCTCTGGTGGGACGGCAGGTCCAGTGTCGTGTCGCGTTCGGCGGACCTGGACGTGCACGACTTCGTCGAGACCTTTCGAGAGCATCCGGATTCCTTCCAGGACTTCGATCCCGACATCACCCGCCGCTGGCTGGAGACGCATCTTCTGGATGTGGTCAACCGGGGAAAGGCGACCCAGGCCGTGGCCGGTCTGCGCCCCCTGCACGGATTCACGTACCGGTTCAGGAACGCGCGCCGATCCCGCGCCTATGGGGCCGACGAGCAGCTGTACGAGATGATCTCGCAGGTCTCCGATCGGCGGCGCGGTGCCGCGACGCTCGAACATCTGAAGAACTTCTTCTTCGACGGGATGGACAAGCACACCGAGAAGCCCACGCCCGGCGTCGACATCGATGTCGAGACACAGGCGCTGATCAACCTTTCCGAGGCGGTGAAGCGGGACATCACCGACCGCCCCGCCAGCGGCAGGGAACGGCGGTCCCATCCACCGTTGTACCCACAGGCGTCCGACCTGCTGGTGGACGACGTACTCAGGCTGCTGTTCCATCGTGACCTGATCCCGCGCTCGGTGCTCGTCGACTATCTCAAGATCCTCTTCGCCTTCCATCTGGCGCTCTATCACCTGCGGATCCTGAAGCTGTTGCCAGCGCTGACCCGCAACGAACAAATGCGTGCGAACGGCGGCTTCTTCCTCGACGTGGTCGGGATCGGTGGTACGCCGACGGCCCGGTTGGCCGAACGCAGCGCCGAAGTGTGGTTCGGCCGCATCCCCGATTTCGTCCGGGCGACGTTCACGGTGAAGCGGCTGGACGACCTGGCACGGCATCTGGTGCGGCGGGGCGGTCTGCGCACCCCTGGCCGCGGCTTCTTCACAGTCGAGGACTTGCTGCGTCTGCTCGGGCCCGCGCACAAGGAGGAACGCGACAGGTTCGCGGGCGGCCGACTGGCGGTGATCGAGTCGGCGCGCTCCGGCGACGCGGACATGGACACCGAGATCGAGCAGATCTTGCACCTCGGCCTCGACGACTTCACCGCCTACATCGAGGTCATCACGGCCTACCGCGTCGCGTTCCACCGTAAGTACCTGACCGGATGCCTCGACTCTCTGCTGTTGAAGAACCGGCCGGGCGCGATGATCGCCCAGCCGAGGCGCGGCGTCCGCCGGTTCGTTCTGGACAGCCGGCTGCTGGAGGTGCTGCTGCAATTGTCGCTGCTCAGGCAGGACACCGGCGGCGAGTACTACACCGCCGCGTTGCGCGTCGACGAGTTCCTCACCGTGCTGCGGGAGCGTTACGGCCTGTACATCGACCAGCTTCCGGCAGGCGACGGTTTCGACCGGCCCACAATCGAGGACCAGGCCGCCTTTCGCGCCAACACCGGCGCGTTCACCGCGAGATTGCGGGAGATCGGCTTCTATTCGGATCTGTCCGACGCCTACCTGACGCAGACGATCACTCCGCGCTACACCATCGGCGCCGGTAAGGCCGGCCGTGCCCAGGGGAACGCATGA
- the mads8 gene encoding methylation-associated defense system ATP-binding protein MAD8 has product MSTGLQELQEQDVETALERVLLPRLAGLLQARRPGHCMRVTEIDAPLAVRLCRRMRGAVGEDGHVHVLGSEPAVPTDVAVTSTKLVELRNPDARGRQRAPLLVFVPPGTYASAEDSFGVATFEEVALGDVYIELAARLLAELPDTLRRGVEDLFAILDDQKWPYAGDHARARYLLTVQHNENDPMAAGAAVFELGMVPDFELFSDAAQIPTRTGRNMRQMRVLQSTERPERQRVIELGLTDPAFRARLAEFLVRTGLEDARAWTRRIVVDRANWNLGFHRWPLREERTVEVVRITVGDLELPKAGEAPGHADHTVLRNMTGQPFLHAGRQGLGRLPIDFHVEPDPQRVAGLAKFVVQLISEDSGPTGVTTTVRLGKTAKSSYKAVFKKLRSVELEQGWHFVQVTPEDAEGVPLPVETPRGDAHLGNQSDRFMVVTDDDFEEPPPRQRVARDVGVSHALRRLEFMALEETRDWRGVRCKGVTWKSTQGAGRQVLQASFGVYGSAEIPLSPPLVEAQRRVLAEPDRLRRWRLPVLADQAGDPLPEDLDAPDPGHEPVDVFLAARRAVLAAIRGEDDLVIEGRDLLELRGPIQTYAESYGELLAWQIRRAERADEGLRTGLLRELAALLQIDTVEVGVTDSGGVRRDVVLVAPTHPLRLLWLVTWSALGRRWLENARENEAAVIAAAGRTLSGLTPLGFPLVVPQRSGALTIAAGDLNPYWGVCLPTGAADPQALLSTLAGALRLPERWSGGQVVSGRVLADRVERYLRLHPYVGTLVISAVNPGRAEHLAEMLLALQRRKDFVDVKYDIRLFVPDPQATDNGEALAELLRGEGGPAAEAEAFHTRPSTGLIPKLAVAVRPLHEFRASSSEQAAHITVLFDAFSGESFDAAPGGDPGMAPVHGLVQDVSILYSENEETVTWQKQPRHGPAHPIRGAEELSDLLSALPATISSAAAAVATGEPGVGLVPRVTLNLDARDGALLHQAHRSSDWVITIDRTLGIEYFDSPGSKRRPAYVIDFDVESAEGLGHHLVISSRSVDELRTLLAPVCAQHGFDVDARHTGTFFEQLRLLSGRLAFKLASATPTQRTEVLGLALARLFLDYQGVLADQVLVPLDAHLGLYRESRARADEVGESVSLKRTDLALLSLDAGRRTITCRLVEVKCYSSLGGLSAYEQLKAEMLEQLARSRTVLKEHFDPRLNEPDRPDRAVRNAELATLLHFYVGRAVRYGTMHAQVAGEARWLLDRLDAGYVLDFKRIGLIFDLSGTGASTDHEAGVEFHRIGRDLVEELLEAIPTDPVLAVEGTTTLSGLDLTVPRLHDAAFRAPSRSHETPKEPIHIEPDDLADDTLPGFPEPNEVPSQEGSAAAEVSPAPVPEPALTDSPGDSPSRREGPSIYLGTDGRSPQYGVLGEVAGRRVALDLNETHTISLFGVQGGGKSYTLGSIIEAATLPVPPINELPRPLATIVFHYSPTLDYAPEFTSMLAPNNDAEQTRMLQDAYGCRPTALTDIVMLVPEDQLDLRRIEHPGIQVLPLKFGSAELRAEHWRFLMGAVGNQSTYIRQLQRIMKAHRRQLSLDVIRAGIEQSAMSDNLKQLAQQRLDLAADYIDDSARVKQLVRPGRMIIVDLRDEFIEKDEALGLFVVLMQLFAEAQEEGRRFNKLVVFDEAHKYIESPDLVAGLVESVREMRHKGMSVLVASQDPPSVPIALIELSNHIILHKFTSPAWLRHLQKANASLAQLTASKMANLVPGEAYIWSNKATDNAFTRSAMKVRLRPRLTRHGGATKTATE; this is encoded by the coding sequence ATGAGTACCGGGCTGCAGGAACTCCAGGAACAGGACGTCGAGACCGCGCTGGAACGGGTCCTCCTCCCCCGGCTGGCCGGGTTGCTGCAGGCGCGACGGCCGGGGCACTGCATGCGGGTCACCGAGATCGACGCGCCGCTCGCGGTGCGGCTGTGCCGTCGTATGCGGGGCGCCGTCGGCGAGGACGGACACGTGCACGTCCTGGGCTCGGAGCCGGCCGTTCCCACGGACGTGGCCGTGACCAGTACCAAGCTCGTGGAACTGCGCAACCCTGACGCGCGCGGGCGGCAGCGTGCCCCGCTGCTGGTCTTCGTCCCGCCGGGCACGTACGCCAGCGCTGAGGACTCGTTCGGGGTGGCCACCTTCGAGGAGGTCGCACTCGGCGATGTCTATATCGAGCTGGCCGCGCGGCTGCTCGCCGAACTCCCCGACACGCTTCGCCGCGGTGTCGAAGACCTCTTCGCCATCCTCGACGACCAGAAATGGCCCTATGCCGGGGACCACGCCCGTGCCCGATATCTCCTGACCGTCCAACACAATGAGAACGATCCGATGGCGGCGGGAGCGGCCGTCTTCGAGCTCGGGATGGTGCCCGATTTCGAATTGTTCTCCGACGCGGCCCAGATACCGACCCGTACAGGCCGCAACATGCGGCAGATGCGGGTGCTGCAGAGCACCGAACGTCCCGAGCGCCAGCGAGTGATCGAGCTGGGCTTGACCGATCCCGCCTTTCGGGCTCGGCTGGCCGAGTTCCTCGTCCGAACCGGATTGGAAGACGCCCGCGCATGGACCCGGCGGATCGTCGTCGACCGTGCGAACTGGAACCTGGGCTTTCACCGCTGGCCGCTGCGGGAGGAACGGACCGTCGAGGTCGTACGCATCACCGTCGGAGATCTGGAACTGCCCAAAGCCGGTGAGGCACCCGGCCACGCGGACCACACGGTGCTGAGGAACATGACCGGCCAGCCCTTCCTGCACGCGGGACGACAGGGACTCGGCCGGCTTCCGATCGACTTCCATGTGGAGCCGGACCCTCAGCGAGTGGCCGGCTTGGCGAAGTTCGTCGTCCAGCTGATCTCCGAGGACTCCGGACCGACCGGTGTCACGACGACGGTCCGGCTCGGGAAGACGGCGAAGAGCTCCTACAAGGCCGTGTTCAAGAAGCTCCGCTCCGTCGAGCTGGAGCAGGGCTGGCACTTCGTCCAGGTGACTCCAGAGGACGCCGAAGGCGTCCCGCTCCCTGTCGAGACCCCACGGGGCGACGCTCATCTCGGGAACCAAAGCGACCGGTTCATGGTCGTCACCGACGATGACTTCGAGGAGCCGCCGCCGCGGCAACGTGTCGCCAGGGATGTCGGCGTCAGTCATGCGCTGCGGAGACTGGAGTTCATGGCCCTTGAGGAGACCCGTGACTGGCGCGGTGTTCGCTGCAAGGGCGTCACCTGGAAGAGCACGCAGGGTGCGGGCCGACAGGTGCTCCAAGCGTCGTTCGGAGTCTACGGGTCCGCGGAGATCCCGCTGTCACCCCCTTTGGTCGAGGCACAGCGGCGTGTGCTCGCCGAACCCGATCGCCTCCGTCGCTGGCGGCTCCCGGTCCTGGCCGACCAGGCGGGAGACCCGTTGCCGGAGGACCTGGACGCACCGGATCCCGGTCACGAGCCCGTCGACGTGTTCCTCGCGGCGCGCCGAGCCGTCCTGGCGGCCATCCGGGGCGAGGACGACCTGGTCATCGAAGGCCGGGACCTGCTCGAGCTGCGGGGACCGATCCAGACTTACGCCGAGTCCTATGGCGAACTGCTCGCCTGGCAGATCCGCCGCGCCGAACGGGCCGACGAGGGGCTGCGGACCGGGTTGCTCCGCGAGTTGGCCGCGCTGCTCCAGATCGACACCGTCGAGGTCGGTGTCACGGATTCGGGCGGTGTCCGTCGCGACGTCGTGCTCGTCGCCCCCACCCACCCGCTCCGGCTGCTTTGGCTGGTGACGTGGTCCGCGCTCGGCCGCCGCTGGCTCGAGAACGCCCGGGAGAACGAGGCCGCGGTGATCGCCGCCGCGGGGCGCACCCTCTCAGGACTGACCCCGCTCGGCTTTCCTCTGGTGGTCCCGCAGCGAAGCGGGGCGCTGACCATCGCGGCGGGCGATCTCAACCCGTACTGGGGCGTATGCCTGCCCACCGGCGCAGCGGACCCCCAGGCCCTCTTGTCCACGCTCGCCGGGGCGCTGCGCCTGCCCGAACGCTGGAGTGGTGGCCAGGTCGTCTCCGGGCGGGTTCTCGCCGATCGTGTCGAACGCTATCTCCGCCTGCACCCCTACGTCGGCACCCTGGTGATCAGCGCAGTCAATCCCGGTCGCGCGGAGCACTTGGCCGAGATGCTGCTCGCGCTTCAGCGACGCAAGGACTTCGTTGATGTCAAATACGACATCCGGCTCTTCGTGCCCGATCCGCAGGCCACCGACAATGGGGAGGCCCTCGCTGAACTTCTGCGTGGAGAGGGTGGCCCGGCCGCCGAGGCCGAGGCCTTCCATACCCGGCCGTCCACGGGGCTCATTCCCAAACTCGCGGTCGCCGTCCGGCCCCTGCACGAATTTCGTGCATCGAGCAGCGAACAAGCCGCCCACATCACCGTCCTCTTCGATGCGTTCAGCGGTGAGAGCTTCGACGCCGCGCCCGGTGGGGACCCCGGCATGGCACCGGTGCACGGACTCGTCCAAGACGTCTCCATCCTTTACAGCGAGAACGAGGAGACCGTCACCTGGCAAAAGCAGCCGCGACATGGCCCCGCGCATCCGATCAGGGGAGCCGAAGAGCTGTCCGACCTGCTCTCCGCGCTGCCCGCCACGATCTCGTCCGCCGCAGCGGCGGTGGCCACCGGAGAGCCGGGGGTGGGTCTGGTGCCCCGCGTCACGCTCAACCTCGACGCGCGTGACGGCGCTCTGCTCCACCAGGCGCACCGCTCGAGTGACTGGGTGATCACCATCGACCGCACGCTGGGCATCGAGTACTTCGACAGTCCCGGAAGCAAGCGGCGTCCCGCCTATGTGATCGATTTCGATGTGGAGAGCGCCGAAGGGCTGGGGCACCATCTGGTGATCAGTTCCCGTTCGGTCGACGAACTTCGCACGTTGCTGGCACCCGTTTGCGCCCAGCATGGATTCGATGTCGACGCCCGGCACACCGGTACGTTCTTCGAGCAATTGCGGCTGCTGTCGGGTCGGCTGGCGTTCAAGCTGGCATCCGCCACACCGACTCAGCGGACCGAGGTCCTGGGGCTGGCGCTGGCCCGGCTCTTCCTCGACTACCAAGGGGTCTTGGCCGACCAGGTGCTGGTCCCGCTCGACGCCCATCTCGGGCTGTATCGGGAGTCGCGAGCACGGGCGGACGAGGTCGGCGAATCGGTGAGCCTGAAACGCACTGATCTGGCGCTGCTGAGCCTGGACGCAGGTCGCCGTACCATCACGTGCCGGCTCGTTGAGGTCAAGTGCTACAGCTCTCTCGGCGGCCTTTCGGCCTACGAGCAGCTCAAGGCCGAGATGCTGGAGCAACTGGCCCGCAGCCGCACCGTTCTGAAGGAGCATTTCGACCCTCGGCTGAACGAGCCCGACCGGCCGGACCGTGCCGTGCGCAATGCCGAGTTGGCGACTCTGCTCCACTTCTACGTGGGTCGCGCGGTCAGATACGGCACGATGCACGCCCAGGTGGCCGGCGAAGCCCGATGGCTGCTCGACCGGCTCGACGCCGGCTACGTATTGGACTTCAAGCGCATCGGGCTGATCTTCGATCTTTCCGGCACCGGCGCGAGCACCGACCACGAGGCCGGCGTCGAGTTCCATCGGATCGGACGGGATCTCGTTGAGGAGCTGCTCGAAGCGATCCCGACCGACCCGGTATTGGCGGTCGAGGGAACGACGACGCTCAGCGGCCTCGACCTCACGGTGCCGAGGTTGCACGATGCGGCCTTCCGCGCCCCGTCCCGCAGCCACGAGACGCCCAAGGAACCGATTCACATCGAGCCGGATGATCTCGCGGACGACACCCTCCCCGGGTTTCCGGAGCCGAACGAGGTACCGTCGCAAGAGGGTTCGGCAGCAGCCGAGGTGTCACCCGCGCCGGTACCTGAGCCCGCGCTCACGGACTCACCCGGGGACTCGCCATCCCGACGAGAAGGCCCCAGCATCTACCTGGGGACCGACGGCCGATCCCCGCAATACGGCGTTCTCGGTGAAGTCGCAGGCCGTCGCGTCGCCTTGGACCTGAACGAGACGCACACGATCAGCCTCTTCGGCGTTCAAGGTGGAGGCAAGAGCTACACCCTCGGATCCATCATCGAAGCCGCGACCCTGCCGGTTCCCCCGATCAACGAGCTTCCTCGTCCGCTCGCCACGATCGTGTTCCATTACAGCCCGACTCTGGACTACGCGCCCGAGTTCACCAGCATGCTCGCTCCCAACAATGACGCCGAGCAGACACGTATGCTGCAGGATGCCTATGGCTGCCGCCCCACCGCGCTCACCGACATCGTCATGCTCGTCCCCGAAGACCAGTTGGATCTTCGCCGTATCGAGCATCCCGGCATCCAGGTGCTCCCGCTGAAGTTCGGATCGGCCGAACTCCGTGCCGAACATTGGCGCTTCCTGATGGGTGCGGTCGGAAATCAATCCACGTACATACGGCAGCTCCAGCGAATCATGAAGGCGCACCGGAGGCAACTGAGTCTCGACGTCATTCGTGCGGGCATCGAGCAATCCGCCATGTCGGACAACCTCAAACAGCTCGCCCAGCAGCGCCTGGATCTCGCCGCCGACTACATCGACGACAGCGCCCGAGTCAAGCAGCTCGTCCGCCCCGGGCGAATGATCATCGTCGACCTGCGCGACGAATTCATCGAGAAGGACGAGGCGCTCGGCCTGTTCGTCGTCCTCATGCAACTGTTCGCCGAAGCGCAAGAGGAAGGACGACGCTTCAATAAACTGGTCGTCTTCGATGAGGCCCACAAGTATATCGAAAGCCCTGATCTGGTGGCCGGACTGGTCGAAAGCGTGCGGGAGATGCGACACA
- the mads6 gene encoding methylation-associated defense system protein kinase MAD6, with protein MADIVGGGPPANDSERAAIAHLRDHAPEDWLVLHNIEIPVRGAMYEVDLIVVTPHSVCLIDVKSTRGRIDVSGRRWYPSNRGSFHSPVAKLRDHARALKGELARRSSGLNRIYVDALVVLTADDSVLVDPNDRTDADAHDVSTLDEMISALADVSRVRSGFPRDIRRHRQTIVQTLQGVVRVPTGPLRFGNWVVREELGGTEDVTEYRAANAIVTTSQTVLLRVYRADPFQPEAVRAAERVAIANAYEVLARMPPHECVVGCRDFFATEDESRFVLVLDDVRGTALQPHLDNPRLVLAADAKYRLIADILRGLTHAHGHRVLHRALSPASVLVAPGGKGLLTGFDYARPEDPRSHTVVGRLADALDPAYVAPECQARAQAMSRASDVYAAGVIAYRLLTGELPFASTADQYEKGSMLPGGPLTAAGVPEHIAELLGRMCAQAPSARPSAAEALRTMLGASRPPAGRATTRTFDYRNLPEGHQLTRKYTVQRRLGKPGSFGAAYQVYDNLAGADRVVKIVDRDRESLVERLKHEYQILLGLPAHDNVIKVEGADYLDGGETPYLVFEYVDGQDVGALADDRALGPADTVKLGVEVARGLAFLHRHGIFHCDIKPGNLLWTDQGCKIIDFNVSVSAESSMSKAGGTTKYVPPDVNIRVPPTAADLADRDVYALGVTLYQVLTGQYPFASGRPTLGEQPIDPRSLSGLSELSDALVDTVTKAIAPLRSARYGGAAEFLAVLDAIGEVHRPPAVAPPEPRPVVAAGNVNPFVAHLKTLYSQSTSSNAGTRGKDPYDLYVATALDDGLIPDVLAGRYRLVVITGNAGDGKTAFLERLVKAALDRGATPGEPRDNGADVRLLGGRWLRTNHDGSQDEGDKANDEVLGEFFAPFAEGEEPGPRNAETRLIAINEGRLVDFLASRASRFASLTAAVRAGLDGEPVPDGIAVVNLNRRSVVAGADGPNGPIFDRLLARMTHERFWEACESCDLVNSCYAPHNARTLAHPSVGPKIVKRLRELYTLTHLRGRMHITVRDLRSALAFTLTSGRDCAEIHELYRGGDITEILSGFYFNGWAGTPGTRDRLLALLRDVDVAAVSAPALDRRLMHVGPDAGQAMMTVDRRGDDYDMSLLRTLFDRLTGDAADPEAHARYLASVRRRFYFEGLDDKRARAMSPFRSSERFLSLLHDPEQAAARLPDLIAAINRGEGLPDPRRLGDTLALQVRHVPGGTVRSHRLFPIDALTLTMSGGPPSPYLEQEPDGLVLRYHGPAGQTARLRIQLDLFELLYRLRDGYLPSVADRQGHYLGLTIFKNELSAAPYQEIVLSAGGRGLHRVRRERDGRLVMEPLVDLTEESDDPASQ; from the coding sequence ATGGCGGACATCGTCGGCGGTGGCCCTCCGGCCAACGACTCCGAGCGGGCGGCCATCGCGCATCTGCGCGACCATGCTCCCGAGGACTGGCTCGTCCTGCACAACATCGAGATCCCGGTCCGGGGCGCGATGTACGAGGTCGACCTGATCGTGGTGACCCCGCACTCGGTGTGCCTCATCGACGTGAAGAGCACCCGAGGCCGGATCGACGTGTCGGGCCGCAGGTGGTACCCGTCCAACCGTGGCTCCTTCCACTCCCCGGTGGCCAAGCTCCGCGACCACGCCAGGGCGTTGAAGGGGGAGCTCGCCCGACGCAGCTCCGGGCTCAACCGGATCTACGTTGACGCGCTGGTCGTCCTGACCGCCGACGATTCGGTCCTGGTGGATCCCAACGACCGCACGGACGCCGACGCCCACGATGTGTCCACCCTGGATGAAATGATCTCGGCGCTGGCCGACGTCTCCCGCGTCCGCAGCGGATTCCCGCGCGACATCCGGCGGCACCGCCAGACGATCGTCCAGACGCTGCAAGGAGTCGTCCGGGTGCCGACCGGGCCGCTCCGATTCGGCAACTGGGTGGTACGGGAGGAACTGGGCGGCACCGAGGACGTCACCGAGTATCGGGCCGCCAACGCGATTGTCACGACGTCCCAGACCGTCCTGCTCAGGGTCTACCGGGCCGACCCCTTCCAGCCGGAGGCGGTGCGGGCCGCCGAACGCGTCGCGATCGCCAACGCCTATGAGGTGCTGGCCAGGATGCCGCCGCACGAATGCGTCGTCGGCTGCCGCGACTTCTTCGCCACCGAGGACGAGAGCCGGTTCGTCCTCGTTCTCGATGACGTTCGCGGGACCGCGCTGCAGCCGCACCTGGACAATCCCCGGCTCGTCCTGGCAGCCGACGCCAAGTACCGGCTGATCGCCGACATCCTGCGCGGGCTCACGCACGCGCACGGTCACCGGGTGCTGCATCGTGCGCTGTCTCCGGCGTCCGTTCTGGTGGCCCCCGGCGGCAAGGGCCTGCTCACCGGGTTCGACTACGCGCGCCCGGAGGATCCCCGCTCGCACACGGTCGTGGGACGGCTCGCCGATGCGCTCGACCCCGCGTACGTGGCACCGGAGTGCCAGGCGCGGGCCCAGGCGATGAGTCGCGCGTCCGACGTGTACGCGGCCGGGGTGATCGCGTACCGGCTGCTGACCGGGGAACTGCCGTTCGCCTCGACGGCCGACCAGTACGAGAAGGGCAGCATGCTGCCCGGCGGACCCTTGACGGCGGCCGGGGTCCCCGAGCACATCGCCGAGCTGCTGGGACGGATGTGCGCACAGGCTCCCTCCGCGCGACCGTCCGCCGCCGAAGCCCTGCGGACGATGCTCGGCGCCTCCCGCCCACCGGCCGGCCGAGCCACCACCCGCACGTTCGACTACCGGAATCTGCCCGAAGGGCACCAGCTGACCCGCAAGTACACGGTCCAGCGCAGGCTCGGCAAGCCCGGCTCGTTCGGCGCGGCCTACCAGGTGTACGACAACCTCGCGGGCGCCGACCGGGTCGTGAAGATCGTGGATCGCGACCGAGAGTCGCTGGTCGAACGACTCAAGCACGAATATCAGATCCTGCTCGGCCTCCCCGCGCACGACAACGTGATCAAGGTGGAGGGCGCCGACTACCTGGACGGTGGCGAAACCCCGTACCTGGTGTTCGAGTACGTCGACGGGCAGGACGTCGGCGCGCTCGCCGACGACCGTGCCCTCGGCCCGGCGGACACGGTGAAGCTCGGCGTGGAGGTGGCTCGCGGGCTGGCGTTCCTGCACCGCCACGGGATCTTCCACTGTGACATCAAGCCCGGCAACCTGCTGTGGACCGACCAGGGCTGCAAGATCATCGACTTCAACGTGTCGGTGTCGGCCGAGTCGAGCATGTCCAAGGCCGGCGGCACGACCAAGTACGTGCCGCCGGATGTCAACATCCGCGTGCCCCCGACCGCGGCAGACCTCGCCGACCGAGACGTCTACGCGCTCGGTGTCACGCTCTACCAAGTGCTGACCGGGCAGTACCCGTTCGCCTCGGGCAGGCCCACGCTCGGGGAACAGCCCATCGATCCGCGGTCGCTGAGCGGGCTCTCGGAACTGTCGGATGCGCTCGTCGACACGGTGACCAAGGCGATCGCCCCACTGCGCAGCGCCCGTTACGGCGGCGCCGCCGAATTCCTGGCCGTGCTGGATGCGATCGGCGAGGTGCACCGGCCGCCCGCCGTGGCGCCCCCCGAGCCACGTCCGGTCGTCGCCGCCGGCAATGTCAATCCGTTCGTCGCCCACCTCAAGACCCTTTACAGCCAGAGCACCAGCAGCAATGCGGGTACCCGCGGCAAGGATCCCTACGACCTGTACGTCGCGACGGCATTGGACGACGGCCTGATCCCCGATGTGCTCGCAGGCCGGTACCGACTGGTGGTGATCACCGGGAACGCCGGCGACGGCAAGACGGCGTTCCTCGAACGCCTCGTCAAGGCCGCGCTCGACCGTGGCGCGACCCCTGGTGAGCCCCGCGACAACGGGGCCGACGTACGGCTGCTGGGCGGCCGGTGGCTCCGGACCAACCACGATGGCAGCCAGGACGAGGGAGACAAGGCCAACGACGAGGTGCTCGGCGAGTTCTTCGCCCCGTTCGCGGAGGGTGAGGAGCCGGGCCCGCGGAACGCGGAGACACGTCTGATCGCCATCAACGAGGGCAGGCTGGTGGACTTCTTGGCCTCTCGGGCGAGCCGGTTCGCGTCCCTGACGGCGGCGGTCCGGGCCGGGCTCGACGGTGAACCCGTGCCAGACGGCATCGCCGTGGTCAACCTCAACCGGCGCAGCGTCGTCGCCGGCGCCGACGGCCCGAACGGCCCGATCTTCGACCGGCTGCTGGCCAGGATGACCCATGAGCGTTTCTGGGAGGCATGCGAGTCCTGCGACCTGGTGAACTCCTGCTACGCCCCGCACAACGCCCGGACACTGGCCCACCCCAGCGTGGGACCGAAGATCGTCAAGCGGCTGCGGGAGCTGTACACGCTCACCCATCTGCGCGGGCGGATGCACATCACCGTCCGGGATCTCCGGTCCGCGCTGGCGTTCACGCTGACCTCCGGGAGGGACTGCGCGGAGATTCACGAGTTGTACCGCGGCGGCGACATCACCGAGATCCTCTCCGGCTTCTACTTCAACGGCTGGGCTGGAACACCCGGTACCCGTGACCGGCTGCTGGCGCTCCTGCGGGACGTCGATGTCGCGGCGGTGTCCGCGCCCGCGCTCGACCGGCGGCTCATGCACGTCGGTCCGGACGCGGGGCAGGCCATGATGACCGTCGACCGCCGCGGCGACGACTACGACATGTCCCTGCTGCGTACGCTGTTCGATCGGCTCACCGGCGACGCGGCCGACCCCGAAGCCCACGCGCGGTATCTGGCCTCGGTGCGGCGACGGTTCTACTTCGAGGGGCTGGACGATAAGCGGGCACGGGCGATGTCGCCCTTCCGGTCGTCCGAACGGTTCCTCTCGCTGCTGCACGACCCCGAGCAGGCCGCCGCCCGGCTGCCCGACCTCATCGCCGCGATCAACCGTGGTGAAGGCCTGCCCGATCCTCGCCGGCTCGGCGACACCCTCGCGCTGCAGGTCCGCCACGTGCCGGGCGGTACCGTCCGCAGCCACCGGCTGTTCCCCATCGACGCGCTGACGCTCACCATGTCGGGAGGTCCCCCGTCGCCGTATCTGGAGCAGGAGCCCGACGGACTGGTGCTGCGTTACCACGGCCCGGCGGGTCAGACGGCGCGGCTGCGAATCCAACTCGATCTGTTCGAACTGCTGTACCGCCTCCGCGACGGCTATCTGCCGAGCGTCGCGGACCGGCAGGGGCACTATCTGGGGCTGACCATCTTCAAGAACGAGCTGTCAGCGGCGCCTTATCAGGAGATCGTTCTGTCGGCCGGAGGGCGCGGCCTGCATCGCGTCCGCCGGGAGCGCGACGGGCGGCTGGTCATGGAGCCGCTCGTAGACCTGACCGAGGAGTCTGATGACCCTGCATCGCAGTGA